AGTCATAGACTGTACTCAAATTCAGATATTGAAAGAATTAAGTGTATCCGTTCAGCAATAAATGATTCCAAGATAAGTATTAATGGTATAAAGACGCTTTACTCATTGATGCCTTGTTGGGAAGTGATGAACTGCAGTAAAGAAGATAGAAGTAGTTGCAGTGCTTATCTGACACACAACGGTCCTTGCTGGTCGGTTAAAGGCGAAAATACCGTCTGCACATCAAAAGATTGTCGTGAGTGTTCAGTGTATAAAGATTTTGCTGAATGTAACAGCATCAAAAAGTTTATAAGAAATCAACTTACGGGAACGAAATGAATTCACTATCGAGAAGAAGATTTTTGAAAATATCAGGTGCAACAGTTGTAACTGCTGCTGCACTTGCAGGTACTGCTAAAACGTTTATTAAATCCTCAGAAAAAATTAATGAACAAAGTGAAAAAGGAATCAAAAAGATTTCTACCTATTGCGATTTATGTTTCTGGAAGTGCGGTGTGATGGCTTATGTAAAGGACGGGAAACTCTGGAAACTGGAAGGACATCCTGATGATCCATTGAGTAATGGAAGATTATGTCCAAGAGGAACGGGAGGAGTTGGTGCGCATTATGATGAAGACAGATTAAAAACTCCTTTGATCAGAAAAAGTTTACGCGGTGAAGAAAAGTGGGTTGAAGTAACCTGGGGCGAAGCATTCGATTATATAGCTGAAAAGATGAATAAAATAAAAGTTGAATATGGTCCTGAATCAATGGCACTTTTCAGTCACGGAATAGGCGGATCATTCTTAAAACATTTGATGCACGCTTATGGAAGTCCGAATGAAACAGCACCTTCATATGCTCAATGTCGTGGTCCACGCGAAGCCGGATTTGAATTAACATTTGGAGATATTGTCGGCTCTCCGGAAAGAACCGATATTCAAAATTCAAAATGTCTTGTATTGATCGGCTCCCATCTTGGCGAGAATATGCACAATACACAAGTACAGGAATTTTCCCGTGCTGTTGAAAAAGGCGCATCAATCATTGTTGTTGATCCAAGATTTTCTGTTGCAGCCAGCAAGGCAAAATATTATTTGCCAATAAAACCCGGAACTGATATTGCGTTATTACTCGCATGGATGAGTGTGGTAGTAAATGAAAAACTTTACGATGTTGATTATGTTGAGAAATTCGGATTTGGATTTGAAGCATTTGCTGCCGAAGTTTCTCAATACACACCTGAATGGGCTTACATTGAAACAGGAATTGATCCTGAAGTAATAAGAGAAACAGCCAGAGAAATGGCACGTTATAAACCTGCAACACTTATTCATCCCGGGAGACACGTAACGTGGTATGGCGATGATGCACAAAGAAGTCGTGCAATTGCTCTGCTGAATGCGTTGATGGGAAGCTGGGGAAGAAAAGGTGGATTCTATATTCCTTACAGTTATGATATTCCTAAATATCCTTATCCACCTTATCCAAAGATTGAAAAAGGTACTGTTGATAATCCTGATGGAAAATATCCTTTTGCAGCAGGCGAGCAAATCTCAACCGGAATTCGTGAAGCAACAATCACAGGCAAACCGTATCCCATCAAAGGGTGGATGATTTACGGTACAAATCTTTTGCAAGCATTTCCGAACAGAGATGAAACAATTAAAGCAATTCAGAATCTTGACTTGATGGTTGTAGTTGATGTAGTCCCAAGTGAAGTAGCTGGATGGGCAGATGTTGTTCTTCCTGAATCTGTTTATTTGGAAAGATATGATGATCTGAATACTTCTCCGTTTAGAGAAAGTTTTGTTGGAATAAGGCAGCCGGTAGTGGCAGAACCAAATGATCAAAAACCAAATTGGTGGATTGCCAAAAAACTTGGTGAGAAACTTGGTCTTGCAGAATATTTTCCATGGAAAGACATCGAAGAATAT
This region of bacterium genomic DNA includes:
- a CDS encoding molybdopterin-dependent oxidoreductase yields the protein MNSLSRRRFLKISGATVVTAAALAGTAKTFIKSSEKINEQSEKGIKKISTYCDLCFWKCGVMAYVKDGKLWKLEGHPDDPLSNGRLCPRGTGGVGAHYDEDRLKTPLIRKSLRGEEKWVEVTWGEAFDYIAEKMNKIKVEYGPESMALFSHGIGGSFLKHLMHAYGSPNETAPSYAQCRGPREAGFELTFGDIVGSPERTDIQNSKCLVLIGSHLGENMHNTQVQEFSRAVEKGASIIVVDPRFSVAASKAKYYLPIKPGTDIALLLAWMSVVVNEKLYDVDYVEKFGFGFEAFAAEVSQYTPEWAYIETGIDPEVIRETAREMARYKPATLIHPGRHVTWYGDDAQRSRAIALLNALMGSWGRKGGFYIPYSYDIPKYPYPPYPKIEKGTVDNPDGKYPFAAGEQISTGIREATITGKPYPIKGWMIYGTNLLQAFPNRDETIKAIQNLDLMVVVDVVPSEVAGWADVVLPESVYLERYDDLNTSPFRESFVGIRQPVVAEPNDQKPNWWIAKKLGEKLGLAEYFPWKDIEEYLDIRLQLVGHSLEELKQKGIIKGEPQPIYFEDGIEPEFWTPSGKIEFYSPQLAEAGFDPVPKYTKHPQPPSGYFRLLYGRAPVHTFSKTQSNPILRDMMSENELWVNADIALRYGLKQGDKIKLKNSDGVISDQIKVKPTERIRPDCVYMVHGFGQKSRQLRSTYKKGASDAELITQYKTDPLMGGTGMNVNFVTFEMEV
- a CDS encoding MerR family transcriptional regulator, translating into MTNNEPIYPIRTAAKLLNISVHTLRMYEKEKLIIPFKKSSSHRLYSNSDIERIKCIRSAINDSKISINGIKTLYSLMPCWEVMNCSKEDRSSCSAYLTHNGPCWSVKGENTVCTSKDCRECSVYKDFAECNSIKKFIRNQLTGTK